A portion of the Vicingus serpentipes genome contains these proteins:
- a CDS encoding NAD(P)H-dependent flavin oxidoreductase produces MKNIISDLFKIKYPIIQGGMIWNSGWKLASAVSNSGGLGLIGAGSMYPEVFREHIVKCKKATDKPFGVNLPMLYPQIDELINIILEEDIKIVFTSAGNPKKYTQFFQEKGITVVHVVPGLKFALKAQDAGVDAIVVEGFEAGGHNGRDETTTLCLVPMVKKELSIPIIAAGGIATGKGMLAAMTLGADGVQIGSRFAASIEASSHENFKNEIVKAKEGDTLLTLKDVTPVRLLKNKFFEKINDAISKGASPEEQKEILGRGRAKKGMFEGDLIEGELEIGQIAGLIDSIEPVEKIINDIIKEYREALEELKADKYKF; encoded by the coding sequence ATGAAAAATATTATTTCAGATTTATTTAAAATTAAATACCCTATAATTCAAGGAGGTATGATATGGAATAGCGGATGGAAATTAGCCTCAGCAGTTAGCAATTCTGGCGGATTAGGTTTAATAGGTGCTGGTTCAATGTATCCAGAAGTGTTTCGAGAGCATATTGTAAAATGTAAAAAAGCTACAGACAAACCTTTTGGAGTAAACCTTCCCATGCTCTACCCTCAAATTGATGAGCTTATCAATATTATTCTTGAAGAAGATATCAAAATTGTTTTCACTTCTGCTGGAAACCCAAAAAAATATACTCAGTTTTTTCAAGAAAAAGGAATTACTGTTGTGCATGTTGTACCAGGATTAAAATTTGCTTTAAAAGCTCAAGATGCAGGTGTTGACGCTATTGTTGTTGAAGGTTTTGAAGCTGGCGGTCATAATGGAAGAGATGAAACAACCACTTTATGTTTGGTGCCAATGGTAAAAAAAGAACTTTCAATTCCTATTATAGCTGCAGGAGGTATTGCTACGGGTAAAGGAATGCTAGCCGCAATGACTTTAGGCGCTGATGGCGTTCAAATTGGAAGTAGGTTTGCTGCTTCAATTGAGGCTTCATCTCATGAAAACTTTAAAAATGAAATTGTAAAAGCAAAAGAAGGAGACACTTTATTAACACTTAAAGATGTTACTCCTGTTCGCCTATTAAAAAATAAGTTTTTCGAAAAAATTAATGATGCTATATCCAAAGGTGCTTCACCTGAAGAACAAAAAGAAATTTTAGGAAGGGGGCGTGCAAAAAAAGGGATGTTTGAAGGCGATTTAATTGAAGGAGAATTAGAAATTGGACAAATTGCTGGTTTAATTGACAGTATAGAACCTGTTGAAAAAATCATCAACGACATAATCAAAGAATACAGAGAAGCATTAGAGGAATTAAAAGCAGATAAATATAAATTTTAG
- a CDS encoding DUF6089 family protein, which produces MQKRVYILAIFLFASLSGFSQYNVDYGFSLGVANYLGDIGGGIETAKSGPSDMKLDHTRFAIGGFYRTRFSQKFAFKGSLNYIRLSGDDSNTANPARRSRNLNFRNDMYELEGHLELYLFRVNDVGRTGRYSTDFNLYLFGGVGAFYSNPKGQNANGDWVELQPLQTEGVSYSKINFSIPAGLGFYYTIDRKYRLGLEMGWRTTFTDYIDDVSNTYANDYDGISNKTTQALLDKVNAENDVNNLLTNFDAGSRRGNPDDNDSYLTATVNFSWAIRGRSNFYKSKHNWVLGKNKRKRRKSRAKF; this is translated from the coding sequence ATGCAAAAACGAGTATACATATTGGCAATATTTCTATTTGCTTCGTTATCAGGGTTTAGTCAATATAATGTTGATTATGGTTTTTCTCTTGGTGTAGCTAATTACTTAGGTGATATTGGTGGAGGTATAGAAACTGCTAAAAGTGGGCCATCTGATATGAAATTGGATCATACTAGGTTTGCCATAGGTGGTTTTTACAGAACTAGGTTTTCACAAAAATTTGCTTTTAAAGGTTCGTTAAACTACATAAGGCTTTCAGGAGATGATTCTAATACAGCAAACCCTGCTAGAAGGAGTCGTAACTTGAACTTTAGAAATGATATGTATGAATTAGAAGGGCATCTTGAATTGTATCTTTTTCGTGTTAATGATGTAGGAAGAACAGGTCGGTATTCAACAGATTTTAATTTATACCTTTTTGGTGGAGTAGGTGCTTTTTATAGTAATCCTAAAGGACAAAATGCGAATGGTGATTGGGTAGAGCTTCAGCCATTGCAAACTGAAGGTGTCTCTTATAGTAAAATAAATTTTTCTATTCCTGCTGGGTTAGGATTTTATTATACAATTGATAGGAAATATAGGCTTGGTTTAGAAATGGGCTGGAGAACTACATTTACTGATTATATTGATGATGTGAGTAATACCTACGCTAATGATTATGATGGTATATCTAATAAAACTACACAAGCTCTTTTAGATAAAGTAAATGCTGAAAATGATGTTAATAACCTTCTTACTAATTTTGATGCAGGAAGTAGAAGAGGTAATCCAGATGATAATGATAGTTACCTAACAGCTACAGTTAATTTTAGCTGGGCTATAAGAGGTAGGTCTAATTTTTATAAATCTAAACATAATTGGGTGTTAGGTAAAAACAAACGTAAAAGAAGAAAATCAAGAGCTAAGTTCTAG
- the cysD gene encoding sulfate adenylyltransferase subunit CysD → MKSYNLTHLQELESEAIYVLREVAAQFENPALLFSGGKDSIIVAHMARKAFWPAKIPFPLVHVDTGHNFPETIKFRDEYVEKIGANLIVGSVQKSIDEGKVVEEKGFSASRNALQTVTLLDTIEEHKFDCAMGGARRDEEKARAKERFFSHRDDFGQWDPKNQRPELWNIFNGRKQMGEHFRVFPISNWTEMDVWQYILQEKIDIPSIYLAHERDVFVRDGVIMSTTHFIEQRESEPTKKMKVRFRTIGDATCTGAVESDADSIEKIIEEVAAARTTERGTRSDDKRSEAAMEDRKKQGYF, encoded by the coding sequence ATGAAATCTTATAATTTAACTCATTTACAAGAATTAGAATCTGAAGCTATATATGTTTTGAGGGAGGTTGCTGCTCAATTTGAAAATCCAGCGCTTCTTTTTTCTGGAGGAAAAGATTCAATTATTGTAGCTCATATGGCAAGAAAAGCATTTTGGCCAGCGAAAATACCTTTTCCATTAGTTCATGTTGATACGGGACATAATTTCCCAGAGACTATAAAATTTAGGGATGAATATGTAGAAAAAATTGGAGCTAATCTAATAGTGGGGTCAGTTCAAAAATCTATTGATGAAGGTAAGGTTGTTGAAGAAAAAGGGTTTAGTGCAAGTAGAAATGCATTACAAACGGTAACTCTTTTAGATACAATTGAAGAGCATAAATTCGATTGTGCTATGGGAGGAGCAAGAAGAGATGAGGAGAAAGCAAGAGCAAAAGAACGTTTTTTCTCTCACAGAGATGATTTTGGGCAATGGGATCCAAAAAATCAAAGACCAGAATTGTGGAATATATTTAATGGAAGAAAACAAATGGGGGAACACTTTAGGGTTTTTCCTATTAGTAATTGGACTGAAATGGATGTATGGCAATATATTCTTCAAGAAAAAATTGATATTCCTTCAATTTACTTAGCTCACGAAAGAGATGTGTTTGTTCGTGATGGGGTTATAATGTCAACTACTCATTTTATTGAGCAAAGAGAATCTGAGCCTACTAAAAAAATGAAGGTTAGATTTAGAACAATAGGGGATGCAACATGTACAGGAGCAGTTGAGTCTGATGCTGACTCTATTGAAAAAATAATTGAAGAAGTTGCTGCTGCTAGAACAACAGAAAGAGGTACAAGATCTGATGATAAGCGTTCTGAAGCAGCAATGGAAGATAGAAAAAAACAAGGATATTTTTAA
- the cysN gene encoding sulfate adenylyltransferase subunit CysN yields MELLRFSTAGSVDDGKSTLIGRLLYDSKSIFADQYEAIEESSRRKGDENVNLALLTDGLRAEREQGITIDVAYRYFATPKRKFIIADTPGHIQYTRNMVTGSSTSNLSIILVDARHGVVEQTSRHTFISSLLGIPHVVFCINKMDLVDYSEEVFENIKRDLEAFSSKLNVKDIHFVPLSALKGDNVVNKSENMDWYKGSTLMYLLENIHIGSDYNHIDCRFPVQNVIRPQSTEYHDYRGYAGRIAGGIFKPGDDVMVLPSGFTSKIKSIDTMDGSIEEAFAPMSVAITLEDDIDISRGDMIVRENNKSEVSQDIDLMVCWLNEKPIVSNGKYAVKHTSNDVRCVVKEVKYKVNINTLHRIEDDKEVKMNEIARISIRTTKPLMFDQYTRNRTTGSLILIDEATNETVGAGMIID; encoded by the coding sequence ATGGAACTTTTACGTTTTTCAACTGCAGGAAGTGTTGATGACGGTAAAAGTACTTTGATTGGAAGATTATTATATGATTCGAAATCAATTTTTGCTGATCAATATGAAGCAATAGAAGAATCGAGTAGAAGAAAAGGGGATGAAAATGTAAATCTTGCACTTTTAACTGATGGGTTAAGAGCAGAAAGAGAGCAAGGTATAACTATAGATGTGGCATACAGGTACTTTGCGACGCCTAAACGAAAGTTTATTATTGCTGATACTCCAGGTCATATTCAGTATACACGTAATATGGTTACAGGATCTTCAACATCTAATCTTTCTATTATATTAGTAGATGCTAGACATGGTGTGGTTGAACAAACCTCTAGACATACATTTATCTCTTCACTTTTAGGGATACCACATGTTGTTTTTTGTATAAACAAAATGGATTTGGTAGATTACTCTGAAGAAGTTTTTGAAAATATCAAAAGAGATTTAGAAGCTTTTTCTTCAAAATTAAATGTAAAAGATATTCATTTTGTTCCTTTGAGTGCATTAAAGGGAGATAATGTAGTAAATAAGTCAGAGAACATGGACTGGTATAAAGGTTCAACCTTGATGTACCTTTTAGAAAATATTCATATAGGAAGTGATTATAATCATATAGATTGTCGTTTTCCAGTTCAAAATGTAATAAGACCTCAATCAACAGAATATCATGATTATAGAGGATATGCTGGAAGGATAGCTGGAGGAATTTTTAAGCCTGGAGATGATGTGATGGTTTTACCATCGGGGTTTACTTCCAAAATAAAATCTATAGATACTATGGATGGGAGTATTGAAGAAGCTTTTGCTCCTATGTCTGTTGCTATAACTTTAGAAGATGATATAGATATTAGTAGAGGTGATATGATTGTTCGTGAAAATAATAAATCTGAAGTAAGTCAAGATATAGACTTGATGGTATGTTGGTTGAACGAAAAACCGATTGTGTCTAACGGCAAATATGCTGTAAAACATACTTCTAATGATGTTCGTTGTGTTGTTAAAGAGGTTAAGTATAAAGTAAATATTAATACTCTTCATAGAATAGAAGATGATAAAGAGGTTAAAATGAATGAAATTGCAAGAATTTCAATTCGAACTACTAAACCTTTAATGTTTGATCAATACACAAGAAATAGAACAACAGGTAGTTTAATTTTAATAGATGAGGCTACCAACGAAACTGTTGGAGCAGGAATGATAATTGACTAA
- a CDS encoding outer membrane beta-barrel protein: MKIRLNLLIFFCLVFIMNSSLLSQERVTTFGIQIKPIIPSSLFNTGEQLLDQNNVFFSVKPKLGYSFGMVIRKGLTKTLSLETGINYLKRGYDLSIDDEDLNFNENSNFNLINYEIPVSLLVYVKLSREMYMNVSGGVSMDIYPSDLYTFSPSFQNDVIVSDWIQTSLIANVGWEYRTEESGYFYLGGSYHRPFSPIAKEIVWYNGNGRDERPIFELIGNYVTIDFRYFFHEDPEKKKRKVKKSIKTGKTK; this comes from the coding sequence ATGAAAATACGCTTAAATCTTTTAATATTCTTTTGTTTGGTTTTCATAATGAATTCTTCATTATTGAGTCAAGAGCGTGTAACAACATTTGGGATTCAAATTAAACCAATAATACCAAGCTCTCTTTTTAATACTGGGGAGCAGCTGTTAGATCAAAATAATGTGTTTTTTTCCGTTAAGCCTAAGTTAGGATATAGTTTTGGAATGGTAATACGAAAAGGCCTTACTAAAACATTGTCTTTAGAAACTGGAATTAATTACTTGAAAAGAGGATACGATTTATCTATTGATGATGAAGATTTAAATTTTAATGAAAACTCAAACTTTAATTTAATTAACTACGAAATTCCTGTTTCACTTTTAGTTTATGTGAAGTTGAGTAGAGAAATGTATATGAACGTTTCTGGTGGTGTATCCATGGATATTTATCCTTCAGATTTATATACATTTAGCCCTAGTTTTCAAAATGATGTTATAGTAAGTGACTGGATACAAACTAGTTTGATTGCTAATGTTGGATGGGAATATAGAACAGAAGAGAGTGGTTATTTTTATTTAGGTGGCTCATATCATCGTCCATTTTCGCCAATTGCTAAAGAGATTGTATGGTATAATGGAAACGGAAGAGATGAAAGACCAATATTTGAGCTAATAGGTAATTATGTAACAATTGATTTTCGATATTTTTTCCATGAAGATCCAGAAAAGAAGAAACGAAAAGTAAAAAAATCAATCAAAACTGGTAAAACTAAATAG
- the pheT gene encoding phenylalanine--tRNA ligase subunit beta yields MKISYNWLKNYIDVTVNPEKISQILTDSGLEVEGFEKQQTIKGGLEGLVIGEVITKTQHPNADKLSLTAVDVGEENYLSIVCGAPNVAAGQKVVVATIGTTLYSGEDSFKIKKSKIRGELSEGMICAEDEIGLGKSHDGIMVLDVNAKIGTPAKEYFKIEDDYIYEIGLTPNRADATGHIGVARDIVAVLNTNDASTSKLLKPSVDNFKIDNANNVIEVEVQNEDLCPRYTGVTLSGIEVKDSPDWLKNRLLSIGLTPINNIVDVTNFVLHETGQPLHAFDADKIEGKKVRVGTLPDKTKFTTLDDKDRELSVDDLMICNDKEGMCIAGVFGGAKSGVSKSTTSIFLESAYFNPVAIRKTAKRQGLNTDASFRYERGCDPNITVYALKRAISLMKEVAGGQVSSDIIDVYPTPIKNFEVEFSFANCEKIIGEFISPVVIKNILSSLEIEILNEDENGLKLSVPPFKVDVQREIDVIEEVLRVYGYNTIKLPSTMNSAVVYRAKIDKEEITNSISDMLIANGFHEIMSNSLTKSSYYKEQDTLVEVSNPLSSELDVLRQSMLYNGLEVVQYNQNRKTPNLKLFEFGKTYYKKEEKFKETNFLSLIVSGNHHDENWINNGGQANFYHLKGFVDSLITKFGLNNLKFVSKDSELNNLAYGLCYEVNNKELLNFGKIDVSVQKQFDINQEVFYAQINYDVLIELLSYTKNLQYKEVSKYPSVRRDLALLLDSAINYSQIEAIALKQEKKLLKNINLFDVYEGKNLELGKKSYAVSFVFQDENKTLTDNQIDATMNKLVSSFEKELGAKLR; encoded by the coding sequence ATGAAGATTTCTTACAACTGGCTAAAAAATTATATTGACGTAACTGTTAATCCTGAAAAAATTTCTCAAATTTTAACTGATTCTGGATTAGAAGTTGAAGGTTTTGAAAAGCAACAAACAATAAAAGGTGGTTTAGAAGGACTTGTGATTGGAGAGGTAATCACAAAAACACAACATCCAAATGCCGATAAATTGAGTCTTACAGCAGTTGATGTTGGTGAAGAGAATTATTTGTCTATTGTATGTGGTGCACCAAATGTTGCTGCCGGTCAAAAGGTTGTTGTAGCAACTATAGGAACTACTTTGTATTCTGGAGAAGATAGCTTTAAAATAAAAAAATCTAAGATTAGAGGAGAGCTTTCAGAAGGAATGATATGTGCTGAAGATGAAATCGGTTTAGGAAAATCTCATGATGGAATAATGGTTTTAGATGTAAATGCTAAAATAGGAACTCCAGCTAAGGAATATTTTAAAATAGAAGATGACTATATTTACGAAATAGGTTTAACTCCTAATCGTGCAGATGCAACCGGACATATTGGTGTTGCAAGAGATATAGTTGCTGTATTAAACACAAATGATGCGTCTACTTCTAAGCTTTTAAAGCCGTCAGTTGATAATTTTAAAATTGATAACGCAAACAATGTTATAGAAGTCGAAGTTCAAAATGAAGATTTATGTCCTAGATATACAGGGGTTACCTTAAGTGGAATTGAGGTTAAGGATTCTCCAGACTGGTTAAAAAACAGGTTGTTGTCAATAGGATTAACACCTATAAATAATATTGTTGATGTAACAAATTTTGTTTTACATGAAACAGGACAGCCTCTACATGCTTTTGATGCAGATAAAATTGAAGGAAAGAAGGTAAGGGTAGGAACTTTGCCTGATAAAACAAAATTTACAACTTTAGATGATAAAGATCGTGAATTATCAGTAGATGATTTGATGATTTGCAATGATAAGGAAGGCATGTGTATAGCAGGTGTTTTTGGTGGGGCAAAGTCAGGAGTATCAAAAAGTACGACAAGTATATTTTTAGAAAGTGCTTATTTTAACCCTGTAGCTATTCGAAAAACTGCAAAACGCCAAGGTTTAAATACTGATGCATCATTTCGATATGAAAGAGGGTGTGATCCAAATATAACTGTATATGCTTTAAAAAGAGCAATATCTTTAATGAAAGAAGTTGCTGGAGGGCAGGTTAGCTCTGATATTATTGATGTTTATCCAACTCCAATTAAAAACTTTGAAGTAGAATTTAGTTTTGCTAATTGCGAAAAGATTATTGGAGAATTTATATCTCCAGTTGTTATTAAAAACATATTAAGTTCTTTAGAGATTGAAATTTTAAATGAGGATGAAAATGGGCTAAAATTGTCTGTACCTCCTTTTAAAGTAGATGTTCAAAGAGAAATAGATGTAATAGAAGAAGTTTTACGTGTTTATGGTTATAACACGATTAAATTACCATCCACAATGAATTCAGCTGTTGTTTATAGAGCTAAAATAGATAAAGAAGAGATTACTAACAGTATTTCTGATATGCTTATTGCTAATGGGTTTCATGAAATTATGTCAAATTCATTAACAAAATCTTCATATTACAAAGAGCAAGATACTTTAGTTGAAGTTTCAAATCCCTTAAGTAGTGAGTTGGATGTTTTGAGGCAGTCAATGCTTTATAATGGGCTTGAAGTAGTTCAATATAATCAAAATAGAAAAACACCGAATTTAAAACTTTTTGAATTTGGAAAAACTTATTATAAAAAAGAAGAGAAGTTTAAAGAAACAAATTTTTTAAGTCTTATTGTTTCTGGTAATCATCATGATGAAAATTGGATTAACAATGGTGGTCAAGCTAATTTTTATCATCTAAAAGGATTTGTTGATAGTCTAATAACTAAATTCGGATTAAACAATTTGAAATTTGTAAGTAAAGATTCAGAATTAAACAATTTAGCTTACGGGCTTTGTTATGAAGTAAACAATAAAGAACTTTTAAATTTTGGGAAAATTGATGTTTCAGTTCAAAAACAATTTGATATTAATCAAGAGGTGTTTTATGCTCAAATAAATTATGATGTTTTAATAGAATTGCTTTCTTATACCAAAAACCTTCAGTATAAAGAGGTTTCCAAGTATCCATCAGTTCGTAGAGACTTAGCTCTGCTATTGGATTCAGCTATTAATTATTCTCAAATAGAAGCTATAGCCTTAAAACAAGAAAAGAAACTTTTGAAAAATATTAATTTATTTGATGTTTATGAAGGAAAGAATCTTGAGTTAGGAAAAAAATCTTACGCTGTAAGTTTTGTCTTTCAAGATGAAAACAAGACATTAACAGATAATCAGATAGACGCAACAATGAATAAGTTAGTTTCTTCTTTTGAAAAAGAACTTGGAGCAAAACTGAGATAG